The following nucleotide sequence is from Nitratidesulfovibrio termitidis HI1.
TGTGCGAGACGCAGTTCATGGGCTTCACGCCATAGGCGTTGTCGTCGATGACGGTGAAGTACATGTTCTCGCGATAGTTGTCGTAGTGGCCCGACTTTTCCCACACCTCGCGGCGCAGCAACTGCGGCCCCTGCACCAGTTCGTACCCGCGCTTCAGGTGTTCCTTGCGCAGGAAGTCCTCGAGGATGGTGCGCAGCAGCATGCCCTTGGGATGCCAGTAGACCATGCCGGGCGCGACGTCTTCGTGGAAGGCGAACAGGTCCAGCTGCTGGCCCAGCTTGCGGTGGTCGCGGCGCTTGGCTTCTTCGATCTGGTGCAGGTAGTCCTTCAGGGCCTTGGGGTCGGCGAAGGCGGTACCGTACACGCGCGAAAGCATGCGGTTCTTCTCGTCGCCGCGCCAGTAGGCGCCGGCCACGGAAAGCAGCTTGAACGCCTTCACGAAGCTGGTGTCGGGAATGTGCGGGCCGCGGCACAGGTCCACGAAGTCGCCGCTGCGGTACACGGACACCGTGTCCGCCGGGATGTCGCGCACGATCTCGACCTTGTAGGTCTCGCCCATGCCCTCGAACAGGGCCACGGCCTCGTCCTTGGTCATTTCGGTGCGGGAGAATGGATGCGCGGCAGCCACGATCTTCTGCATTTCCGCCTCGATGGCTTCGAGGTCGTCCACGGAGAAGGGGCGCTCGTAATCGAAATCGTAGTAGAACCCGCTGTCGATGGCCGGGCCGATGGTCACCTTCACGCCGGGGAAAAGCTTCTGCACCGCTTCCGCCATGATGTGCGCGGCGGAGTGGCGGATAAGCTCGATGCCTTCCGGCGAATCGGCGAAGACCGGTTCGATGGTGGTGGTGTCGGCGGGCACGGTGGCGGTAAGGTCGAGCGGGGTGCCGTTGCAGCGGCAGGCTACGACATTCTTGAATTTCTTCCCGCTCAGGGCGCCCTTGAGGGCGTCACGGCAGGAGACGCCGGACTGCACGTCGAACACCTGTCCTTCGATGGTCACGTTCACGCCGAATCTCCTCGGTGAGTTTGTTGTTGCCGCCGCGCGCACCATAACAAGAAAGGGAGGCCGGAACCTCCCTCTCTGGGCTTTCGGTGTGGTAGGCACGAGCAGATTTGAACTGCTGACCCCTTCCGTGTCAAGGAAGTGCTCTCCCCCTGAGCTACGCGCC
It contains:
- the thrS gene encoding threonine--tRNA ligase, yielding MNVTIEGQVFDVQSGVSCRDALKGALSGKKFKNVVACRCNGTPLDLTATVPADTTTIEPVFADSPEGIELIRHSAAHIMAEAVQKLFPGVKVTIGPAIDSGFYYDFDYERPFSVDDLEAIEAEMQKIVAAAHPFSRTEMTKDEAVALFEGMGETYKVEIVRDIPADTVSVYRSGDFVDLCRGPHIPDTSFVKAFKLLSVAGAYWRGDEKNRMLSRVYGTAFADPKALKDYLHQIEEAKRRDHRKLGQQLDLFAFHEDVAPGMVYWHPKGMLLRTILEDFLRKEHLKRGYELVQGPQLLRREVWEKSGHYDNYRENMYFTVIDDNAYGVKPMNCVSHMLIYKSHLRSYRDLPRRMFELGVVHRHEKSGVLHGLLRVRQFTQDDAHILCRPDQLEAEIIGVIALVRDLMGLFGFDYRIVISTRPEKSIGSDEDWDRATNALIGAVATAGLSYTINEGDGAFYGPKIDIKVTDAIGREWQLSTIQVDFTLPDRFDLVYIGQDGERHRPVMVHRAILGSLERFIGVLTEHFAGAFPTWIVPVQARLLTVTDAQNDFAMGARDQLMAAGLRAEADTRNEKLGYKVREAQLEKIPYILVVGDKEVEAGGVNVRLRNGENLGLKTLAEVAEMIRADCQEPFKRGGMSYSFS